A region from the Vulpes lagopus strain Blue_001 chromosome 5, ASM1834538v1, whole genome shotgun sequence genome encodes:
- the DUSP2 gene encoding dual specificity protein phosphatase 2: MGLEAARELDCAALGALLREPREAERTLLLDCRPFLAFCRRHVRHARPVPWNALLRRRARGPPAAALACLLPDRALRARLARGELARAVVLDEGSASVAALPPDGPAHALLAALLPETRAGPTAVCFLRGGFDGFQACCPDLCSESPAPAMSSAGVENSRSDARAPSYDQGGPVEILPYLFLGSCSHSSDLQGLQACGITAVLNVSASCPNHFEGLFRYKSIPVEDNQMVEISAWFQEAISFIDSVKNSGGRVLVHCQAGISRSATICLAYLIQSRRVRLDEAFDFVKQRRGVISPNFSFMGQLLQFETQVLCH, translated from the exons ATGGGGCTGGAGGCGGCGCGCGAGCTGGACTGCGCGGCGCTGGGGGCGCTGCTGCGGGAGCCGCGGGAGGCCGAGCGCACGCTGCTGCTCGACTGCCGCCCCTTCCTGGCCTTCTGCCGCCGCCACGTGCGCCACGCGCGGCCCGTGCCCTGGAACGCGCTGCTGCGGCGCCGCGCGCGGggccctcccgccgccgccctcGCCTGCCTGCTGCCCGACCGCGCGCTCCGGGCGCGCCTGGCCCGCGGGGAGCTGGCCCGGGCCGTGGTGCTGGACGAGGGCAGTGCCTCGGTGGCCGCGCTCCCGCCCGACGGCCCCGCGCACGCGCTGCTCGCCGCGCTGCTGCCGGAGACCCGCGCCGGGCCCACGGCCGTGTGCTTCCTGCGAG GCGGCTTCGACGGCTTCCAGGCCTGCTGTCCCGACCTGTGCTCGGagtcccccgcccccgccatgtCGTCTGCCGGGGTCGAGAACAGCCGCTCTGACGCCCGGGCTCCGTCCTACGACCAG GGCGGCCCTGTGGAGATCTTACCCTACCTGTTCCTGGGCAGCTGCAGCCACTCCTCGGACCTGCAAGGGCTGCAGGCATGTGGCATCACGGCGGTCCTCAACGTCTCCGCCAGCTGTCCCAACCACTTTGAGGGCCTTTTCCGCTACAAGAGCATCCCGGTGGAAGACAACCAGATGGTGGAGATCAGTGCCTGGTTCCAGGAGGCCATAAGCTTCATTG ACTCCGTGAAGAACAGTGGAGGCCGGGTACTGGTACACTGTCAGGCGGGCATCTCACGCTCTGCCACCATCTGCCTGGCTTACCTGATACAGAGCCGCCGCGTGAGGCTGGACGAGGCCTTTGACTTTGTCAAGCAACGCCGGGGAGTCATCTCCCCCAACTTCAGTTTCATGGGGCAGCTACTACAGTTTGAGACTCAGGTGCTGTGTCACTGA